The genomic window AACCAACTCAAAAGAGAATGACAATTAAATGAACCAAGAAACAAAATGATGAAAGCTGAAAGATACACAGAAGATTAACAAAAATCTGTACATCagatgaagaaaataaattgcaCCTTTTTAGTTTGCAAAGTAAAACatgaatattttctttaaaaagaaaaacctGCTGCTACAAATGGCAGACTCAGAAAAGTATGAAATGAAGCAAAATGTGTATTTCAGAGTAGCGTCAATGGCCTCACTGATAGAAACTCAAAAATTCCATGAGACATTGCTGACTATGTGACACATTAGTCTAAATTTCCAGTCTTAGCCTCTTCATTTTTATTCATGGCCTTCCTTGCTAACTCATAACCTGCAAAGTTCATGGCACCTAAAGGAGCAATCCAAAAGAATCTAGGAACTGCTCCTTTGAATAAGCCAAGGGGTCCCTCATGGCGAAGAATAGTGATGGCTACTAAGCTCATTGACACAGACCGACCTTGCGCAGTCATCATTCTAGTTTTCATGACATCAAACGGTGTCGTAACAACAGCTGCCAAGCCACCGGATAAGGCTCCAACTGCAATTGTTTCCCAGGCCTCGAGTTCACGTCCAAGTAGCTTTTGGACACCCTGTAGCATTCATGAAAGTATATATTGAGATTTCTCAGGTGGTATAATCCAAGAATGGTATCGTGATTTCTCAGAGGAAGTATGCAATGGAAATATGCACATTCATTGAGTTTCATTGAGTTTCAATGAATTTACAATGCATAAATCTAAGAAAATTCCATAGACAAATCCAAAACCAAGAAGCACAATAGATCACAAAATTTACGCACCTTTTTAGATTCAGCATAAAGCCCCATGCCAGCAACATAAAATGGAACCTCTCGACAAAGTGTTGCTCCGGTTCCACGAAAAAATCCCTTAAGACCATCTTGCCTCCAAGTCCCAACCAAAGCCTCGCCCACATTGTCGAAAAGACCAGCCTGCAATCTCTGCTTCAACACCTCACAGGGTATCCGCACAGCTGTTCCCAAAAATGTGCTACAGAATGATGCTATAGATTGTACCTATAGAAATGCTTATCTGTGAGACTTAAAGGTTTTAGAGAAGTACCGACAGACCAGACCCTTTCAAACAATATAATGAACCGGTCAACCACAGAAGTTGTATCAAGTGAGGATAATTTTTAAGAATGAAAGGACTAAAAAATCTTGACTATAATACAACCATACATGTGTGATCACAACTAAAAGTTACTAAATGTTCACAGGATGACtgttctaaaaataaaaaagtcatattttaaTCTTAACACTCAGAAATAATATTCAATGGTTAATATTTACTCCCCTCATTATCATAGAATAATATCCCTCTTATTTGATATATCTCCATCATTTGCATAATATATACTGAAGTTCGCTATAAGTGAGTGCATAAATTTTCAagtattaataaatttatatttatcttagagtaataaaacaatttaataGAGAACCCGCTAGATGAAATAGGAAATACCTTAAAGCCAAACCAGGCCTTATGAATGTAACTAACATGTGCTGACTAAACACAAGCCTCGACTGATTGAGAATCAGTTCTGATTGGTATAAATACCAATATGTAGATCGTTGTAACTAAGAATTACTATGATGGGGAAGGACTGCTAGGGTTGAGAGGGCTGGCTGAGAATGAGGCATTAGCAGGAGAAGGACTGGTTCAGTGTTTGACGGGAGAGCATTGTGATCAATGGAGGCATAGGGTATAGAGCAGGAGGAAGTGGCTTGAATTGAAGAAGCAGTGCTCTGGAATTGAGGCAGTGTTGATGGGATGGGAAAAGGGTTGATCTGGATGCAGTGATAGGAACTGGGAGTATTTTGGGAACAAGAGAGGATAGGGAAATCTGATTTCATTGAAGATGACATCTTGTGAGATGTAAGTTCTCCATCAGCAGCGAGGCATTTGTAGCCTGTGATTGGAGATATTCAAGGAAGACAGCCCTTAAAATGATAGGCAAATTTGTGAGGATTATCAGGTCTAAGGTTAGGATAGAAAGCACATCAAAAAAATCTTTAGAATCTTTGTTTAGGAATTTGGAAGGGAGGAcaaaagaagataaagaaatCTTCAACTCTATCTAAGATAGTGTTATTTTAGAGAATGAGAAGAAATGCTTATgtgatatttttaattgtgaCAGTATTATAAAAACATTTAATGGCTTTGAAGAATTTATCTAAGCCCTCTAAAACCATCCAAAATCTTCCTCCAATACAAGTTGGGGACTATCCGTCCTTCATATTTCCtttctttcttcctttttcCCAAAGTTGTTCCCTCTCCTCCCCCTCCAAAACTCGCATGCATAGCCTAAGAAACTTGTAGTCGGGAACTGTTTTGTATAGGAAAAATTAGGGAGATTACATATTTAGAAGTAGAACAAAGTAGGCATGGTCCCGATATTGAAGTAGCAAGTTAGTCTGAGCCAACAGAGTGAGCCCTGTCTCAACTACATGTCTGTGATTCTTTTCCACGAAGCAGTTTGTGTGTGGACACGTCAGTTTGTCAATTATACCACATAGAAGTAAAGAAGGCAAGGCTTTAAATTCACCTCCACCATCAGTTGAGACTTGTGCTGAATCAGCACAAGTTAGTTACAGTCATAAGGCATTGTTTGGCTTTTAGCTATTTTCCTATTTCATCTAGCTATTTCTCTATTATAATAGCCCTCAATTGAAAAGCATTTGCATCATTTTAATAAGGATTTATAATTTTGTTCCCTCATGTTATGTAATATGTATCACTCTTCTTTTTAATTCATCCTTAATTACTACAGCAGTTTGATTATATTGTCAACCACTTTTCTGGATAATGCAACAAGTTTAACTAATACCTAATTATATAATGCAGAAAACCTGAAAATATATGGCACAAAAGGAAGGCACCAGGGAAATGAGGCAATTCATTTTATGTTCTCTGCATTCCAAACAATGTGCAAGGATGAAGAAAGTGAAAGGAATGCATAACCGTGGTAGCTAAATATATAGATAATAGAAAACAGGATGTACAAATTACCTGGAGTTCATGTAAATTCGGAGCAACATTTACCAACACCAATTTACTCGCTTCAAATATCCCAGTTCGCAGGCCATGGCTACATTTTCAAAAGCTATTATGagattgaaagaaaaatgaCACAACTCATGATTGAGAGGTTAAGTACTAATGAAGCTATCGTCTTTCTTTGCTGCTTATTATATTGTCAAGATAAAGGAAAGTGGCAGAGAAGAAATGAAGAGATATTTAATAAGCAACCTTGAAAACTGTCCAAGAATTGCAGGGATTGAACCCCTGTATAAACCACGTGTTCCGATCTCTGGCAGCTTAGCAATTATTTCAGGGAAGGACATAGTTGATGCTTGTACTCGAGTCTAACATAACACAACAAATAAGATAATTATCAGGGAGCCAAAAATCATGAAATCAGTAACTACAGAAACCATTAAGTTCAATAAAATACCTTGATTGAATCAACTGGATGCAGTAATGCACATGACAGGGCACAAGAAAGGCCACCTGCCAATGCAGATCTTAGAACACTTCCAGCAGGAATTTCGACGGATGGTGGAACCGCAACTACAGTTGCAGCTTCAAACCAAATACTCCTGAAGGTCCAAGAAAATTAGCAATGGACTTGGTATATAATACATAAGGAGAAGAAAAGCAATGAAAGAAAATCAATCAAATGATAATATTCCTCTTACCTAGGATCCTCTTGAAGACGGTCTGAGGGAAGCAGGAGCATGAAATTGCGGAAATGTCCATATGAGATAGATTCTTCTGTGTCTGCATTTAGAAATCGCATCATTGCGACAGCATTGTCTTCATTTGCAGGCAGTCCTGAATTCTTTAGTGACTCCAATATTTCACTTTTCTTCAACGTCCCTGACTTGGTTAAACACAAAGAAGTGTATGCACGAAGAATCGTTGGCTCCTTTTGTTCCATGAATGATAAGAATTGTTTCCAACCAAAAGACCTAGAGAATAAATGACTTCTAGTGCGGCTCATGAACTCTTTAGCATATCTTCGTGGAAGCTTTCTCCTTCTCATTGCAATTTCTAGATCTTCTAAAGTTACTTGGCCATCGCCATCTCTGTCTAACTCCTCAAAGAATCTCCTCCCTGTATGATGATAATGCAAAGAATCAACGTGTCATTCcagaaaacaaataatatacattatacacaaaaaataaatggGGAGTCAGCGAGCAAAAATGAGGTTTTGAATACTGCAAGCAAAGATGTCAGAAATAGATCAGTAAAAATATATCTTAGAACTAATATCGTCTATCAAGTACTATATGCATAACAAGGCAGCTCTGAATTCTGATattatcatgaaacactcataATACGgaattagatttttatacaaaattttgATATGTAGGATGTATGATAGAACAATACCTACGCCCCTCTTTCTTAATACTTTGATACTTGCATCATATCTCAAAACCTCTCCAGAGAAGCTCATCAGAGTTTTAGTTAAATCAGTTCAGAAACCATAATTCTAACTTTGAAATAAACAATACCATAGCTCGGTAACCTCAAAAAATAATCCTCTTTTTTTGTTGTgcttattttctctttttatttatttatttatttcgttTATGTTTTTCCATAAGACTGAGACACCTTTTTATGAATATATTCAATGatataaaataaagatatatttattgaaagaTTAATCATATACACCAAGGCTCTGTTTGGGAAGGCCACTAACAGATTAAGTAAAGTAACATGAGCAAAAATTGGTTCTCTTTGGACACTAATCCACCCATTACTGAAACATGCAGCATATTATGAGCCTGTAAAAGTTAGAGGTTCATGTGTGACATACCATTATTTTTAGAGTACTAATCATAGATATGGATTATCAGTACTCTAAATAGTAAATAGTAgatatgaaaatatgatatatgaAAAGATGCAAAAAGAAAGAAGACATCAGAATATACTTCCAAAAAAAGAGTGTATATTGAACTTGAGACTATGTCAACAAGACcatagtttttataaaaaaaacttggatTTGGTTACTGTTGTGTGTTGTAACATTTTATAACTACATCCCTCAACATTCATATGTGCTCATGTGATGGTAGTACATAAGATTCCATGAAGGTGTCATATCTATTAATAAGATTACTTCTTTGCAACCAGGTGGTTACAAGTTCTAGCAACGGACACAGCCTCACCAAGAGATTCAGGTAAAAGCCACTCTATATTCTGTCTTTCTTATATAGTTAACCTTTAAGCCACAACTCtagaaatgaaaaagaaaaatatacaattatttCTCTCACCCCTTAAATAGCCTGCTTAATTTTAAGAGGCAGATCGAGTGTCCAAGAATGAGTAACTTTTCTGTTTGCTCATTGACATTTCCAAACCACATTCTACAAAACAAAACTATGTTCCCAGGGCATTAGAACCCTGAGTTATGAAGATTCATTAAACTAACCTAAATTACTATTAACTCGTTATTTTTTAACCcccaataaaattaaacaaattataagcaaatagCCAATATCATTATATGGATCAAAGGATTCATACATCAGATCCAGGCTGGCTCATTGGTATATCCACGAATATAACGACAATCAATGTCTCTTCCCACCAAATGCGGTTGACCATGTGGATCAAATGACGCCATAATATCCTATCACGAATCATATCTAAAGATGGACCATTTAACTCCAAATCTTTTGCAATGATTTGAGTTATAGTTTTTCCTGATTTTCCTCTATATCTAACCAATGAAATATCCCTTAGCCAATTTGTCTTTCTAACCGGTGCTTCTATAGGTCTTCTCCACAAATGTCCAGACTCCAAACCACCTAAGAATCTAAGATTATATTTTATCATCTTGTACAATAGGAGCTATCTTATTTTTTTCCTCTAAAAGTTTGATTCCTAATCTCATCACTGTTTATGTGACAACTAATCTATCATAGCAAAATATCATCTCTCCAACACTGATCTTATTTTCAGATTGACTTTTTACTACCCGTCATTCAGCTTCGAATTCCACATCCATGCATACCTAGATATTATATCATATTCCTATATGACACATGTGTATACTAATAAATGCACGATTTTAAAAAGTACCCCATAATTCAAGGGTTCTATGTTATTATACTAAACAGTAACCTAAGTTGcaagcaaaaaataaaacttttttgcAATTATATGTAAGATGACACACCTTCAGATTCTGTGTATCTAAAGAAATCCTGTACAGAGAATAGCTTCTTCTTATCAGGATGGTCTTTCGATGTTTTCCCAAGCTGCGGTAGCAATTCAATCAACTCAGTCAATGAAACAGTTGAAAGTGTAGTCTTTAGACGCTCCACATTTGTTAAAGGAATGCTGAATATGTTTGACGCAACCTTCTGCGCCGAAATTCCCACACTTTCTTCCTTAATTTCATCATTACCACTATCTCCGATTTCCTTCTGCGATGCTATTTCTTCCCCAGCTGCACTTGATGGCACACCACCCACCTTTGCAAAATTCAAATTCCCTAAGAAACCATTCACATCCACTTTGTGCCCTTCCAAGAAACTTGTAAATGCATTAACATGACCAAAAGGAGCTGAATGCAACGAAGTTTTCTCGCACTCAATGTCATTATTATTCCCTTGCATTCCATTGATTCCATGATCAATATTCTGAAGTGTATGAGACAATTGTTCAAAGATAAAACCTATAAGACATTCAAGTGAAACATGTTGTTTTCCATCTTTCCTCTTCACAACCTTTTCCTTAACTGTCCTAACAAATTGACCCTTAGACTCATTATGTTTCACTTCACATGATGAAAAAGTTTGTTTCATGCATGAAC from Trifolium pratense cultivar HEN17-A07 linkage group LG1, ARS_RC_1.1, whole genome shotgun sequence includes these protein-coding regions:
- the LOC123918994 gene encoding mitochondrial substrate carrier family protein C isoform X1; this encodes MVSANDPVESFFNSIQVMKESLSPLEVGFRKAAKDFEHCFSGAKNNRINGVCLIAQVKDGGEFQICDVKKKKGLSMKVPLKSFLGMFSQNSGNGNKTQVVKENESSCSNCLKFSVTWSLLVSGFFQSLPIPFKSGKKRFQKVCDEDNNNKDKCSCMKQTFSSCEVKHNESKGQFVRTVKEKVVKRKDGKQHVSLECLIGFIFEQLSHTLQNIDHGINGMQGNNNDIECEKTSLHSAPFGHVNAFTSFLEGHKVDVNGFLGNLNFAKVGGVPSSAAGEEIASQKEIGDSGNDEIKEESVGISAQKVASNIFSIPLTNVERLKTTLSTVSLTELIELLPQLGKTSKDHPDKKKLFSVQDFFRYTESEGRRFFEELDRDGDGQVTLEDLEIAMRRRKLPRRYAKEFMSRTRSHLFSRSFGWKQFLSFMEQKEPTILRAYTSLCLTKSGTLKKSEILESLKNSGLPANEDNAVAMMRFLNADTEESISYGHFRNFMLLLPSDRLQEDPRSIWFEAATVVAVPPSVEIPAGSVLRSALAGGLSCALSCALLHPVDSIKTRVQASTMSFPEIIAKLPEIGTRGLYRGSIPAILGQFSSHGLRTGIFEASKLVLVNVAPNLHELQVQSIASFCSTFLGTAVRIPCEVLKQRLQAGLFDNVGEALVGTWRQDGLKGFFRGTGATLCREVPFYVAGMGLYAESKKGVQKLLGRELEAWETIAVGALSGGLAAVVTTPFDVMKTRMMTAQGRSVSMSLVAITILRHEGPLGLFKGAVPRFFWIAPLGAMNFAGYELARKAMNKNEEAKTGNLD
- the LOC123918994 gene encoding mitochondrial substrate carrier family protein C isoform X2 → MVSANDPVESFFNSIQVMKESLSPLEVGFRKAAKDFEHCFSGAKNNRINGVCLIAQVKDGGEFQICDVKKKKGLSMKVPLKSFLGMFSQNSGNGNKTQVVKENESSCSNCLKFSVTWSLLVSGFFQSLPIPFKSGKKRFQKVCDEDNNNKDKCSCMKQTFSSCEVKHNESKGQFVRTVKEKVVKRKDGKQHVSLECLIGFIFEQLSHTLQNIDHGINGMQGNNNDIECEKTSLHSAPFGHVNAFTSFLEGHKVDVNGFLGNLNFAKVGGVPSSAAGEEIASQKEIGDSGNDEIKEESVGISAQKVASNIFSIPLTNVERLKTTLSTVSLTELIELLPQLGKTSKDHPDKKKLFSVQDFFRYTESEGRRFFEELDRDGDGQVTLEDLEIAMRRRKLPRRYAKEFMSRTRSHLFSRSFGWKQFLSFMEQKEPTILRAYTSLCLTKSGTLKKSEILESLKNSGLPANEDNAVAMMRFLNADTEESISYGHFRNFMLLLPSDRLQEDPRSIWFEAATVVAVPPSVEIPAGSVLRSALAGGLSCALSCALLHPVDSIKTRVQASTMSFPEIIAKLPEIGTRGLYRGSIPAILGQFSSHGLRTGIFEASKLVLVNVAPNLHELQVQSIASFCSTFLGTAVRIPCEVLKQRLQAGLFDNVGEALVGTWRQDGLKGFFRGTGATLCREVPFYVAGMGLYAESKKGVQKLLGRELEAWETIAVGALSGGLAAVVTTPFDVMKTRMMTAQGRSVSMSLVAITILRHEGPLGLFKGAVPRFFWIAPFGAMNFAGYELARKAMNKNEEAKTGNLD